One region of Juglans regia cultivar Chandler chromosome 4, Walnut 2.0, whole genome shotgun sequence genomic DNA includes:
- the LOC108999051 gene encoding uncharacterized protein LOC108999051, with product MAAAAINGGRRPFVDLVLVVPQPLPDMSVAFRLPKSKDGEIFFQFSKEEVQRSAEPFRYSIVLKFLRNRPSLDAIRAFIHKRWNLDGVPVVSNMRHPRNVFIRMVSEEDCNKALSREVNDIDGIPYRPFHWTPEFKEEKEPSLVPVWIVLPGLPPNYYHESFLKILTAPIGRFIRSDNSTRCVTRTDGARICVEMDVAKKPLLSFWIGMPGLGTSRKQEIVYETLPAFYVEPKEPAEEDRVLVVQADNLDHAELEPEKDQEDNLEIPELTEEMIPRIMDGNLDCANRLREIELETDMREGEVIPSSAEKDVYDGPEEEVCLEDGSMSDPEPEKCAEVFLQEKEYHSAAEDEVVQRKYQKRQFEKIRSSRRSVVKIHSFMRLLKFDEAISNETDGGKIWVFWKNELDVQVVRMSSQFVSLCITEGSNHFLGNFIYAKCNRLERQLFWEELNSDRMGVEPCLFAGDFNVIRSDIERCGGRPRNRVAIDEFNRWIHQGGLLEMNSQGGKFTWCNGQQGLSRAWAKLDRVLLDANFLSLFPTAHCLYLPRTTSDHCPMVIEFLNDPFSYGPPPFRFQQMWVEHPDFMTFVQNVWSESVIGSGLFKLATKLKKLKVALRVWNKSVFGRTNNQIAILEDKIENLENLLQRGWDDDIERELVRSSNELSSWRLREDIRLAQMAKIKWRMDGDRNTKFFHVWLSNKKHRKIHQLRTSNGLEFNSPEEIHLGAIDYFSEFLQRSNPVREVPDLSSLISSVINDEDCVRLCGIPSLVEVKVALSTIPINRVGGIIRNDRGLMVNAFNSSIGIGTSNRVELLAVLQGLKACL from the exons ATGGCTGCTGCTGCTATCAACGGAGGTCGGCGTCCCTTCGTGGATCTAGTATTGGTGGTTCCTCAACCTCTTCCAGATATGTCTGTGGCTTTTCGTCTGCCGAAGTCTAaggatggagaaatttttttccagttctctAAGGAGGAAGTCCAACGTTCTGCTGAGCCATTTCGGTATTCGATCGTATTGAAGTTTTTGAGAAACAGACCATCTTTGGATGCCATTCGGGCCTTCATTCATAAGAGATGGAATCTTGATGGAGTTCCAGTCGTCTCCAATATGCGGCATCCTCGGAATGTTTTTATTAGAATGGTTTCAGAAGAAGATTGCAATAAGGCTCTGTCTCGTGAAGTTAATGATATAGATGGAATTCCTTACCGTCCATTCCACTGGACTCCagaatttaaagaagaaaaagaacctTCGCTTGTTCCGGTGTGGATTGTACTTCCAGGTTTGCCTCCAAATTACTATCATGAATCTTTCCTTAAAATTCTTACAGCCCCTATTGGTAGATTTATTAGAAGTGATAACTCTACTCGTTGTGTTACTCGGACTGATGGTGCTCGTATCTGTGTTGAAATGGATGTTGCTAAGAAACCGTTACtttctttttggattggaaTGCCTGGTTTGGGAACTAGCAGAAAGcaagaaattgtttatgaaaCGTTGCCAGCGTTCT ACGTTGAGCCAAAAGAACCAGCTGAGGAGGATCGGGTGTTAGTTGTTCAAGCAGATAATCTTGATCATGCGGAGTTGGAACCGGAAAAGGATCAAGAGGATAATCTTGAGATTCCGGAACTTACAGAAGAAATGATTCCAAGAATTATGGACGGAAATTTGGATTGTGCGAACCGTTTAAGGGAAATAGAATTGGAAACAGATATGAGGGAGGGGGAAGTGATTCCTAGTTCTGCAGAAAAAGATGTTTATGATGGACCTGAGGAAGAGGTATGTCTGGAAGATGGGTCGATGTCTGATCCGGAACCTGAGAAATGTGCGGAAGTTTTTTTGCAGGAGAAGGAATATCACTCGGCTGCCGAAGATGAAGTTGTTCAGCGTAAATATCAAAAGAGGCAGTTTGAGAAGATCCGTAGTTCTAGGCGG AGTGTGGTTAAAATCCATAGTTTCATGCGGTTATTGAAATTTGATGAGGCGATATCAAATGAGACTGATGGTGGTAAAATctgggtgttttggaaaaatgaattgGATGTGCAGGTGGTTCGCATGAGTTCGCAGTTTGTGTCATTATGTATTACCGAAGGAAGTAATCATTTcttgggtaattttatttatgcaaagtgtaataGGCTTGAACGTCAGCTGTTTTGGGAGGAGTTGAATTCGGATAGAATGGGTGTGGAGCCGTGTTTGTTTGCTGGGGATTTCAATGTAATTCGGTCGGATATTGAGAGGTGTGGTGGGCGTCCGAGGAATAGAGTTGCAATTGATGAGTTTAATAGATGGATTCATCAGGGTGGGTTGTTGGAAATGAATTCACAAGGTGGTAagtttacatggtgtaatggtcagcaaGGGTTATCTAGAGCTTGGGCAAAGTTGGATAGAGTTTTACTTGATGCAAATTTTCTGTCTCTTTTTCCGACTGCTCATTGTTTGTATCTTCCTAGGACTACATCGGACCATTGTCCTATggttatagaatttttaaatgatcctttctcttatggtccACCTCCATTTcgttttcagcaaatgtgggttgagcatccGGATTTTATGACTTTTGTTCAAAATGTTTGGTCTGAATCGGTTATAGGTTCGGGCCTTTTTAAATTAgctactaaacttaaaaaacttaAGGTGGCGTTGCGTGTATGGAACAAGAGTGTATTTGGGAGAACTAATAATCAGATTGCTATTCTTGAAGATAAGATTGAGAATCTGGAAAATTTGTTGCAGAGAGGTTgggatgatgatattgaaaGGGAATTAGTGAGGAGTTCTAATGAGTTGTCTTCTTGGAGGCTTAGAGAGGATATTAGATTGGCACAAATGGCTAAAATTAAGTGGAGAATGGATGGTGATAGgaatacaaaattctttcatgtgTGGTTATCTAATAAAAAGCATAGGAAAATTCATCAGTTGAGAACTTCGAATGGGTTGGAGTTTAATTCTCCGGAAGAAATTCATCTTGGAGctattgattatttttctgagtTTCTTCAAAGATCTAATCCGGTTAGGGAGGTGCCTGATTTATCTAGTTTAATTTCGTCGGTTATTAATGATGAGGATTGTGTCCGGCTTTGTGGGATCCCTTCGTTGGTTGAAGTGAAAGTGGCTCTATCAActattcctattaata GGGTGGGCGGTATCATTAGGAATGATCGTGGTCTTATGGTTaatgcttttaattcttctattggtATCGGTACAAGTAATAGAGTGGAGTTGTTAGCTGTTCTTCAGGGGCTCAAGGCAT gtttgtaa